A region from the Aquimarina sp. ERC-38 genome encodes:
- a CDS encoding VPS10 domain-containing protein — MKLFKLTQLIFLFFYLPNLVFAQKTTVKADKSIVSGIPFTNIGPSIMSGRVVDLDVNPEMPSEFYVAYASGGLWYTHNNGTSFEPVMDSAPTITIGDIAVDWKNHIIWVGTGENNSSRSSYAGKGIFKSTDKGKTWEFAGLPKSQHIGRIILNPNNKEEVIIGVAGNLYTPNNERGIYKTTDGGATWKKTLFIDNTTGIIDVAVVPDSTNILYAAAWQKDRKAWNFNGNGLQSGIYKSTDSGESWKKITTSSSGFPTGEGVGRIGLAVVDSQTLYAVHDNQFRRPKEKKDKADGLNKEDFKKMTVKEFLALDNKNLDTFLKKNNFQEKYRAENIKQLVRADSLAPVALATYLEDANSLLFDTPVIGAEVYKSTDAGKTWKKMNKEYIDDVFNSYGYYFAQIRVSPSNPDRIYIMGVPILTSDNGGVSFTSISKENVHADHHALWINPKNPNHLINGNDGGVNISYDNGEHWLKANQPAVGQFYSITVDNQKPYHVYGGLQDNGVWTAPVTVKQDFDWHQSGEYPWKSIMGGDGMQVQVDSRDASIVYTGYQFGNYYRIDRKTGKQTYIQPKHELGKTPYRFNWQTPILLSPHNQDILYMGANKLMRSMNKGTDWTEISSDLTNGGKKGNVAYGTITTISESPFTFGLLYTGSDDGLIQVSKDAGASWKIITSSLPRNLWISRVVASAHQKSRVYASLNGYRNDDFTPYIYKSEDYGTTWQKITNGITNSPVNVIKEDPVNPNILYAGTDDHTYVSMDQGASWQPFSKNLPNVAIHDLVIHPEAGDIILGTHGRSIYKADVKALQLLDDNILAKEVHIFPTDSIKHNKDWGNSWSKWLEAETPSLDVQGYFKSPGKAKVVITNKKGVKLYSFNVEAVYGINQFKYDLSVSEEGRKVLLAENKELDIEKKKNDKYYLPKGAYQIEISRDKQNSKEKFTIY, encoded by the coding sequence AATCTATAGTTTCAGGTATACCTTTTACTAATATTGGACCCTCTATCATGAGCGGACGGGTAGTAGATCTGGATGTAAATCCGGAGATGCCTTCTGAATTTTATGTAGCCTATGCTTCCGGAGGATTATGGTACACGCATAACAACGGTACCAGTTTTGAGCCAGTGATGGATAGTGCTCCTACAATCACTATCGGGGATATTGCGGTAGACTGGAAAAATCATATTATCTGGGTAGGAACTGGTGAAAATAATTCGTCACGCTCTTCTTATGCTGGTAAAGGAATTTTTAAATCTACGGATAAAGGTAAAACCTGGGAATTTGCAGGGTTACCTAAATCACAACATATCGGAAGAATCATCTTAAATCCTAACAATAAAGAAGAAGTCATTATTGGAGTTGCTGGAAATTTATATACACCTAATAATGAAAGAGGTATTTACAAAACTACAGACGGCGGTGCTACCTGGAAAAAAACCTTATTTATTGATAACACCACTGGAATAATTGACGTAGCAGTTGTACCGGACAGTACTAATATTCTTTATGCAGCCGCCTGGCAAAAAGACCGAAAAGCCTGGAACTTTAATGGCAATGGACTACAATCAGGAATTTATAAGAGTACAGATAGCGGTGAAAGTTGGAAGAAAATCACAACCTCTTCCAGTGGTTTTCCTACCGGAGAAGGAGTAGGGCGTATTGGACTAGCAGTGGTAGATAGCCAGACTTTATATGCGGTTCATGACAACCAATTTAGAAGGCCTAAAGAGAAAAAGGACAAGGCGGACGGGTTAAATAAAGAAGATTTTAAGAAAATGACGGTTAAAGAATTTTTGGCCTTAGACAATAAAAACTTAGATACTTTCTTAAAGAAGAATAATTTTCAGGAAAAGTACCGGGCAGAAAATATAAAGCAACTGGTTCGAGCGGATTCTCTAGCTCCCGTTGCACTGGCTACTTACCTGGAGGATGCAAACAGTTTGCTTTTTGATACCCCGGTTATAGGTGCCGAAGTTTATAAAAGTACGGATGCCGGTAAAACCTGGAAGAAAATGAATAAGGAGTATATCGACGATGTGTTTAATAGTTACGGCTATTATTTTGCTCAAATTAGGGTAAGTCCATCCAATCCGGATCGGATTTATATCATGGGAGTTCCTATTCTAACTTCAGATAACGGGGGGGTGTCTTTTACCAGTATTTCCAAAGAAAATGTACATGCAGACCACCATGCCTTATGGATTAACCCAAAGAATCCGAATCACCTGATTAACGGAAACGACGGTGGGGTAAATATTAGCTATGACAACGGGGAACATTGGCTTAAAGCAAACCAACCTGCAGTCGGACAATTTTATAGTATTACAGTTGATAACCAAAAGCCATATCATGTATACGGAGGTTTGCAGGATAACGGAGTCTGGACAGCACCGGTAACCGTTAAACAGGATTTTGATTGGCATCAAAGCGGAGAATATCCCTGGAAAAGTATTATGGGTGGCGATGGAATGCAGGTACAGGTAGATAGTCGGGATGCTTCTATCGTATACACCGGGTACCAATTTGGTAATTATTATCGGATTGATCGAAAAACCGGAAAGCAAACCTATATTCAACCCAAGCATGAATTGGGTAAAACTCCCTATCGTTTTAACTGGCAAACGCCAATCTTACTTTCCCCACATAATCAGGATATTCTGTATATGGGTGCCAATAAACTGATGCGTTCGATGAATAAAGGTACGGACTGGACTGAAATTTCTTCGGATTTGACGAATGGAGGCAAAAAGGGGAATGTAGCTTACGGAACCATTACTACCATTTCTGAATCACCATTTACATTTGGGCTTTTGTATACAGGTAGTGATGACGGATTAATACAAGTTTCTAAAGATGCAGGGGCTTCCTGGAAAATAATTACCTCTTCCTTACCAAGAAACCTATGGATCTCAAGAGTGGTAGCATCCGCACATCAAAAATCAAGGGTATACGCCAGTTTGAACGGATATAGAAATGATGATTTTACTCCTTATATTTATAAAAGCGAAGATTACGGTACTACCTGGCAAAAAATAACGAACGGAATTACAAATTCTCCGGTAAATGTTATTAAAGAAGATCCGGTAAATCCAAATATCTTATATGCCGGTACGGATGATCATACGTATGTTTCAATGGATCAGGGAGCATCCTGGCAGCCTTTTTCTAAAAACCTGCCTAATGTGGCAATACATGACTTAGTGATTCATCCCGAAGCTGGAGATATAATACTGGGTACTCATGGCCGTAGTATTTATAAAGCAGATGTTAAAGCTTTACAATTATTAGATGATAATATATTAGCTAAAGAGGTTCATATATTTCCTACAGACAGTATAAAACACAATAAGGACTGGGGGAATTCGTGGAGTAAATGGCTTGAAGCCGAAACACCTTCATTAGATGTTCAGGGTTATTTTAAATCCCCGGGCAAGGCAAAAGTGGTTATCACTAATAAAAAAGGAGTGAAACTGTATTCGTTTAATGTAGAAGCTGTATACGGTATAAACCAATTTAAGTATGACTTATCAGTATCTGAAGAAGGTAGAAAAGTATTACTAGCTGAAAATAAAGAGTTGGATATTGAAAAAAAGAAAAATGATAAGTATTACTTACCAAAGGGAGCATATCAAATCGAAATTAGCCGGGATAAACAAAATTCAAAAGAAAAATTTACTATTTATTAA